Within the Glycine soja cultivar W05 chromosome 3, ASM419377v2, whole genome shotgun sequence genome, the region tctttttggtTTCACATCCCAACATTAATACCCCAAGTATAACATGATTGCAAGCTGAAAGAACTCTAGGTCTTGCTGATGCCTATGattcatattatattaaaacattgtattctttttatagattttttttatcatgaagattttaattgttaagttgttatttgtgaaaaaaaaaaatctcatttttttaaatatttaacaagaTTTTAATTATGAGATATTTTAAAGAACGAAATAATCAGAGCATGTAGATCAATTGGTAAGGTTGTTTGACTTCGAGTCTTAAATATGCAACTAATAAAGATTATCTTCCGTGAAATATACTAGCAATCTTTaccaaagaaacaaaataagatttttctttcttattcttttttaatccaAGGGAAGAAGGGATCAGAAAATTCAGAATCAAAACTAATTTGGAAGATTTTTATGCAGATTGCAGAAGCAATTGAAACTTGTGGCATCTATTCCTATGAATATGATTAATACTTGTAAGCATGTGCTAAATTGTGAGGTTCTGTTTGATGTGTACTTGGTGTGTGACCTGATTGTAGGTTGCATCACAACAAAGGAGCTTGGGACTGTTATGCGTTCGTTGGGTCAGAATCCAACAGAGGCTGAGCTCCAAGACATGATCAATGAAGTAGATGCTGATGGGAATGGCACCATTGACTTCCCTGAGTTCTTGAACCTCATGGCTAGAAAGATGAAGGACACTGATTCTGAGGAGGAGCTGAAAGAGGCGTTCCGAGTGTTTGACAAGGACCAGAATGGGTTCATTTCTGCTGCTGAGCTCCGCCATGTGATGACCAACCTTGGGGAGAAGCTCACTGATGAAGAGGTTGATGAGATGATTCGAGAGGCTGATGTCGATGGCGACGGCCAAATAAACTACGAGGAGTTTGTTAAGGTCATGATGGCCAAGTGATGGTAGTACACCATCTCCACTAAATTCTGAACTGATGGAAAAAAATGACAAGGTTGAACTTGTGATATAGTACACCTAGTCCTTGCCTAATGTCATTACTGTCTTATTTCTagatttttatttgatgtttttgAATTCAATCTAAACGACATTTAGTGGAAAGCTCTGCTGCTAATAGTAATTGTGGTGGAATGGTGTCTTTCTAGTTTCTGTTGTGACTTGTGTCTCAAGTGCTTGATGTTTATTCAACTCAGCTTTCTTCTGctcctaattttttttgtctcaagTAAATAAAAGAACCCCTCTATAAGGAAGCTTGAAATGACAACCATCTATACCAAACCATGGTTGGTATCCTCTCACAAATCATTTTTTCATTGCATCCAAACATACGTATCGCCTTTTTGAATTCTAGGTTTTTATAGATTCCAAGTTCTGATTCTAATTTTACTATGCTTCCTAGATTTATTTTAGAAACAACTCACTGAAGAGGAATAAACATTATGATTCAAACCCCTATTTTCATCAATGACTGTCCTTAACATTAGGCTCCAATCCCTACTTCTACATCAACTCTACCTATATTCCAGCATATGACATTTTAGAATCCTATCTAAgtttgctttcaagtttttgagCAATCCAAGCAGAAGTAGCTTCCTTATCCTTGTTTTTGGTTTGTCTTATGTAGTTGTGTACAACATTGTAAGTTTTGATCTTATTTGTTAGTCTATCCGGGCATAGAGAAGCATGAGTACACCATGGACAATCTTCAACAGTACATTTAGCTTTCACCCTAGacttctcattttttaagtCTGAGAATTTGAAATCCTTCATGTATAAAAGCGTCTATAAGAACTTCTCTAAAAGATAGACATCAACAAACCAAAATCCTCTTTCCCTTTCCCACTAGTATGTCAAACAAATGGCCTGCCCAAATACCCATGTCTTGTATATCATCATCTGAATGACTGAATGTACATGTACCTTATCACCATGATATCTTCTTGCTCATATTCAAAAACTCGAAATCATCACCACTCTTGCGATTAGATTCACTACTCTCATGTTCTAGAACTCGATTTACATTAGATTCACTTATTTCAACTTCATTCTCCATGCCTATATGAAACATTTTCACTATTTATATTAGCATTATTTTCACCAAAAACAATATTGATAGCTTCCACTTCAACATTCTCACCTCCGTTGCACTTTTCAATATAGGCAAAGCAATAACAAAGTAACAATATGTAGACCTTAGGGAATTTAGTAGCTAATACCTATGGTACCTCAactaacatataaaaataaaaataatatttgcggCAAACAACAACTCAAGTACAATGCTCAACATTTAGTGGATTATGCAACTTCATTAGTTCATTAACATCTAGGCCCTCCGACACCATTTTAATCAcatcatttcttttttatccgaaaatattagtttattaattttttattagaaatatcaATGAGATATTTAAACTCTGACCTCTTTCTTCTCCTTCACTCTTAAATCCTATATTTCCAACCATGAAATTAACCTGGTTCCACAATCCATAAAATGAAccataatatcattttttttatttgcaaagATTAAAGGGAAaacatacaaaatattaataccCAAATCTTAAACCCATTTTCATCGGTAGATTTATGTAAGGCATATTTTGTCCAAAAATATTGAAGAATGCAAAAACAGACGAATCAAATCAATTTCGAATCCCACTTAAGTGGTCCCTCTACTTTTACTTTGGTCATGTATGAAGGAGATAAAGCTAGAGAGTATGATCCCAATATGGCAAACCTTACGGGTGGCATCTAATGGCGCTTTAtgcaaagttttaattttttttttttaccactgAATATTTGTCTAGCTGCATAATCAAGGTTCGAATTTTATATCATTGGTTAAGTTAGAACAAATTACACCAATTAAATATATGCGTAAAATAAGTAGAGTATCACAGGaagtttacaaataattttaagaaaaataacgagattaattataattttaaaacccTAATTTTAATCTGGGTTATAATACTACTCGCTAAAGTGGAGCGATATCTAAGAATGGAGATAGCATCGGATACTAAGTgtgtttaatataaataattagaaacTTATAGTTACCATTGAATGATTGATAGCATATCTTAAGTGTtggaatcatttttaaaaagtgattttgtcttttgttttttaagaaaaagtgaGTTTGCTATATTAGCcttaataatgataaataaataaaagtacacttctttaattaaaactattatatttaTCGAAAATTGTGTAacattttttcaaacaattaaaagtaattaatagaATGCAGTATTtaagcttaaaaaaataatgtagtatttaatattttttaatttcaatattaaatgactgtcaaaaaaatattccaaTATCAAATAAAGTAATAAGCCGTTCTAAAACATAGGTATTGGAGTAATGTGTAATAGTGGCGTAGGTGAAAACTGAAtctaaacataaaaagaaaaagaataatgaatCTAGTTAAATAGTATAAGAGGAAAATCTAAGatgaattgtaaaaataaaagccGGATAACACAACAGTAAATATGCAGATGTTTTTGTCTCGGACTCACAATAACTTAGATTTAGTTGgtataaatagtaatttttgtCCTAGGATATGTAGAACGTGGATAAATTTGTTCCTCaaagataaaaattcaaattttaattcctaaaagtgaaaaaagtacAATAAATTCATTAGTATGTTATAGTTAATGGAAGAGCTACGTGACATATTCAGAGATGAATTGGTCAATATTTTATACATTCATagataaaaatgactatttatttaaaatataatttaatttttatcttttttttaatcgttacaaacataacattataataacacttgaaaaaatagaaaaacaagcatagattaaaacaaacataataataagcataatattgattaataagcatAATCTATATGTTATTCTAAAATTTCTAACGTTtgaattaataaacataataataaaaataatattgattaataaatataatacacAGTATCTTTGGGTACTTTATTGTAAAAGTACTTATGTTTAAAAAAACCTTACCTCTATAACGGATCCAACAAACGTTGATGGAGAAGTAACCCATAGTTGCTTCCGATTGAACGCTCATTTGCAATTGTTAAACATCATGATATTTCATTTGATGCAACTTCAACGATGGTTTAgagacccaaaaaaaaaaaaaaaacttgttgttGCACTAACGTATAACATTGAATTGTCTTAGGCAACGTGGTTTCAATATTGAACCGATTTGCCCTTCTTCTAAAGTCCAAGAACTTGCGAAGGCAAATACTCTCCACCTTGACTAAACCACTGTGGATGGATGTAGAAGGCATCGTCAACTTTGTAAAATTTAGCAGGGTTTAGAACCCCACCTACTCACcacaattttgtcaaaattggtTGATTAACATGTTGAGATCATCTTTGTTTTGATAACCAAGCAAgagatttctttttcaattcataATCTAGCGTGATACAACCACAAGTATAGATCCGATTGATGATTGTTTAGTGTTTTGCAAATCGATTAATACTTGTGTTTcagttaaataaaaacaaatatttgataaacataaaaaagtttgtgactttttctttctttttactttttcgttcatttcaaaaacacaaagCTAAAagctatttaaaaattttaattcaaactcTATTTTGTATCgagaatcaattttttaattgaaactaAACATTTACTTAAAATCATACatgatatttaaataatctaacATGAATCTAAGTACGCACTTAACTGTATTTTGTATAAAGCTccattaatataaaaatgtgaGGTAAACTTGTTCATTTAATAAACCTTTTAtagttgttaaattaaaataaaaagttggttaaattgtttgaaGTAATGAAAAATGACATAATTTCTTTAAACAGTGTTTCTCTAAATTGTTAAATGCTCACATTCAGCTAGATTTTAGTTCTTTTTGTTCATAACTTGAGTTCAGCTTAAATCAATCCACAAGAGCACAGTTTGgaattcaaaagaaaatttttaatcCCATTTTCATAAATGAGTTGAATCCAAAAATAACCTAACTTAAGTCTACCGCTACTTATAGAGCATTCTTTCCCTAAAAGATCAATATTTTACCAAAGAGTATAACACAAGTCCAAAGACAACAAGTTCAATTTCATCCATTTACTCCTAACAAGAAATTActaattcattatataaaacAAATGTTGAACCCAGGAGACCATATCTCCACTCCTTCCTCTTTCTCTATCAAATTGTAAAACTAagacacaattaaaaaaaacatcaataattGAACAATTTTATTACAATCTTTTCAAACTTTTCTTTCTGGCATCTATCTTCTTCTTGTCCACCTGAGCTTTTGCTTGTCCACCTTCCTTCTTTTGGGGTGCAGAAGCAGCAGCAGAAATGACTGTAGCGGCAGCATTAGAACCATTAACAGCCGCTGCTGCCTGTTCCTGATTATTTCCTCTTGTTGCGGTGGCTGCTGGCAATGCAGCACTCGCCGGTGTGGTTTTGATGTCAGCACTAATCACAGAGGTGTTTGTCTGATCCACATTCAGAGCAGTTGTTGATTCAGATATAGCTCCGCTCTTGAATTTGGGCTTTGGTTTTGCATGGATTCCGGTGTAAAGCCTGCATGCCACAAATGATACTCCTCAATTCATGCATAatggaaaataatttatgaaccAAGTAGATAGAGTAAGGTAACAATAGCATGGAGAAAAGTTTATCAAACGCGAGAAAATTATCAAATCCAACAACTAGCTCCCAAATGTTTATCAAAGTCAAGAAAATTTAtcaaatccaataaaaaaaacacccgagtctaaaatcaaaattagtgTAGCCCCTTCTCCACAAAAACATAAGGAATTATACGTCCCACATGTTACATCTCAACTCCTGTGCAATTGAGCAGCTAaagaaacacagctccaatgaGGTACATGAACTAGTTTGTTTGAGATATAAATACTACAGCTGGGATCACATTCAGCATGTGTCCCCCAATGTGGGAAACAAGGAAGAATGGACTCCTTTCTCTCAAACACCAAGGGTAGATATATATAGATGTCCGACTGATGAACTATGGCAGATGAAGAAAGCAATCTgtaattggggggggggggggctcaACATAGCTCTTGGTTCAAGTTTCATTTGCCATAAAAGATTTCAGAACAGGGTCTAAACCAGGGAGAATGCTAATGAAAaggaacatatatatattttttttaaaaaatatttaatatttttttatgtaattgaaAGCATCTAATAAAATGCTCCTTAGCAACACCATTCAGCCACtcattaaattttcaaaattccagTACAGGAATACCATCATTGGCTCAACTTACCTAGCATGTCTAGCATACTCCTCATAATTTTCAAGCAGCATTTTGCCAGCCTGTTCATTTAGAGCTGATTCAGGAAATGGTTCAATCAATAGACACCTAACAACCTGTTCAAAATGGGAATCAATGACAATAAACACAAAGACCAATCAAGCAAAACTTGACTCAATAAATCAAGAATATCTACTGCACTTACAATAAGAACATGCCGTAACCCAAGGCTAGGATTCCAATCCTTTTTAAGTGTCAAATCTCTCCATTGTTTGCAATGTTTGGATGGAAAATCTTAGTCAAGAAAAAACCTACAACATTAAATTTAACAGCTTCATAAGACTCACAGCTTTGCAACATACAAAAGACTAGTAAGTGATTCTGTAAGCATTATAAATGTCATTTggttaaataaacaataaattccatccaataaaaaaatttcaaaaagaaaagaataaccaaactaaaattcaagtaaaaaacaAACAGTATAATTCTGTCTCAATAATGTAAATAGAAGATTATAAAATGGCCCATATGGGGAGTCTAAAACACACCTTTAGGTGGAGAATGCGGGAAATCATGAGACAGCAACAGCTTCATTCGGAAAACTCCATTCTCATAAGGAGTTCCAGCTGCAAAATTATAGTACTGCAGTTAGTTTGAGCTCCTTACCAAATGCGAGTGCTCAATCAtacaacaaaaaacataaaagctaCTTACCTGGGCCTTCAATGTCAGAAAATATTGTCGAAAAATCATCATCATTTACCACAACCTTAATGCCCTCAGGAGGGGATTCATCAAGACTTTTCAACTCCTTGGCAAGTTGCTTAATTACATTTGGTGGAAGATTTTCATTAGTGGCCTAAAACAAAAGCACCATATAACAATGTAAGAATGTTAATCACACCAATGAAATGGAATTAAACAATCATGACAAATAATATATTGAATAATGGAATGGCAGATTGATGACACATATCTGTATTAAGATAGCACCAGTCATACACTCTTATGAGCAAAAGCAATTGCTTACCATCAGCACAAAGGCACCCTCAATCTGTTTTGTACTAAAGAGGAATGGCCTTTCCCAAACTGAATTCTCAAACTTGTTGATCAGATCAAAAGATGCAACCAAACCAAAGAAAAATTGCCtgcaaatgtattttattttattttttatcacgaATGAGAGGAAATTGTATCAAATTATCATGCACAAACACAGGATTCAAATAAATATACTAGAATCGGCACTAGAGGGAAGTATTGGCTGTAAAATAGCCGTTCACTGTTAATTGTAAAGCAAATCATGAATCTCTAATAACCCAAACTAGTCCGTTATTTGAAAACCACTAGTCCATTTCTCAGCTATTctccatgaaaaaaaaaatcaacaaaacacaaataatCAACAGTAAGTTGTGAATCAAACTCATTTTaaacatcaaaataataaaaattcaaacacaCACAAGAGCACAACGAGACATCTAAGGTTAACACCTTCTCAGACACTTCTACACACAAAAGAACAGAAAGTTAGAAAATTTGTACACCCAATTGCaaggggagaaaaaaaaaacccacataGATTTTTGTCTTCAAAAACATAACAACAACTCAAATAGAGCTCCTGAGCCTGAATTATCTCATTTACCACAAAACCCTACATATATAcaagatttaaataaataaaaaacaattttcagccaaccagtttttttttacaaaaaaaaaagacttaaaattgaaaaatctcatttttgaaaaaaaaaagactgaaAAGAGAGCCAAGCAAAACCCtactgggcaaaatgaaacccCAAGAATCTCAATAATCCTAATCTAACACGAAACAAAATCACCCCACAAAAACAATCATTTCTTTGATTGGTAAAGCATCAGTCACAGGACACGATAAGACACTTCGAAAACAAAATCTGGTGTATCATCGAAACCTCCAATTGAACAGATTTTTTAACCCAAAGagaaaaattgaatgaaaaaaaaaatgaaaaacccaCAAGAGCAAAACCATAACGAATGAAACCCAGATGAGGATTCACCTGCACGGAACAGAAGAAGCTTTTGGGGGTGTGagaggagagaaagagagagagagagagatcccTCCTTGGAATGAATGAACGATTGATTGGTGGAACTTTGAGGCAcagaaatttaatatttattcaattcatAAGGTagtagaatttaattaattttcgggctgcattaattattactagtatttaattttaaaaatagtagtaattaattaattgttcaccaaaaaaattaattaattaactcatTAACTTgactgaattaattattaaataattgtagtaataaatcaattaacttgactgcattaatttttatttaatttaaaaattgtagtaattcattaattaattacttactTTGACagcattaattattaattaattttaaaaaattatagctatgttagtattttatttataacaaatattaatcagtgcccttaattaaaagaataaaaaaatttaaaatatataaattatattgtttttaactttttttgttttttatgatttttataataaatatttttatttttatttttaattaatattctaaaaacACTTATTAGCAAAACTCGTTGTTTATTTGATGGATTTGGATATAAAGTAACTTATTAATCAAATCATTAATAGCTTAATCACAAATTAGGtctaaaaattattacaatattttgaaaagacGTGTTGCTTAGCCCAGATCTCCTGGGTATGTAGACGTTGGATTCTTTGTGTCTACCTAAATTGGATGGGTGTTCCACGCGTTCTCGCTGAGCGTGAACCTCACTTTCTGTTTACCCCGTACGATTCATTAACGGTCTAATgatttcaaaataagaaaacaatcattttaGGCTAAATTATTCACATGTTCTTGTTggtagagagagaagaaaatggaataaataaaatgagatgCAACacatacttatatattttattttaatttaaaattttcatcttatttttttatttcttttcactcTTTTTAAACAAGCaccctaattttatttcatatattgtaatttaaagtattctatatgaaaaaatatttataatttaaagtattttataaaaatattcataaacaattttataaagaaaactaaaaattatatttgatataGTGATTCTTTAaaaatgcatttattttttaattttaaaaagttttacattTTGTATCCTGGAAAGAATTTTTTGGAATgcaaaatctaaaattatattctaaaaactacttttttttcagaactttattctttattattatattccAAAATCACAGAAAgtaatttttgaaattctgTTTTAgattttgcattttaaaaattactttttagaaTATATGTAAAACAGTATTCGAGAGAAACTACTACTACTTCTTTTTTAGAAACTGATAAGGGGAATTTAAGTATAAAGAGCACTTatgacagtaaaaaaaaataaaaataaaaggtgaATGTACTTAGAGAAAATGAGAAGTGAATATAACATTTGCCATATATAGTAATGGCTTGAGAGCCCAAAAAAGCCTGGTTTAGGCATTTGAATCATGTATTTTCTTATTTGAATCATGCaccttttattatattttagaatGTTTATTACGAAATGTAAATTTACATTCTGAATAGagtttttgaaatataattggAGGTGCATTTTCAATAGTGGGAGTGAAAAAACAAATGCCCTTGGTTTATGTAGCAGCCCACCAGGCACTAGTGCGAGGCTTACACGTGCAATACCAACCCGCAGAGTCAAATAAGATGGTTGTTGAAATCCAATAAAAAAGGGGGTAGGTAGGAAGAGTCTCTACACTTTCCACTTCCTACAAATATGTCATTTTTCCTTAGCTTGTGAATTGTGAGGCAGAAGAGATTAGAGAAACAACTATGGAAGGAGAAAATGGAAAGAAGCTGAAAATATTGTGCCTCCATGGATTCAGAACAAGTGGGAGTTTTCTTAAAAAGCAAATCAGCAAATGGGATCCTTCTATATTCACTCAATTTGATAtggtaattaatgtttttttttaatgttcaaGTTTGTGCATGCATGAAGCATTTTTAACCTTAAGCCTGTTGTTCTTAGACATTTCAAATTCTTCCTTTTATTAGTGTTAGTGCTGATTAGCCCTTGTTCTTAATAATTGCTAATGTTTTTCAACTCAATATAGTATAGTTTACTGCTAAGTATAATgtagtcttttaatttttcctGAGTACAAAAATATACAGATGGAAGCAATAGAaccaaaaaaagttaaatgCATTATTGTGTTGGAGTGATCAAGAGATCATGCGTTCGAATCTGCCCACTATCATAACATACTAATTGTCAACGTTTGCcgacaaaaaaaatgtattattgtGTAAGCGTGAAAGGTATGGAGCATCTAAATTGTATTATTGTGACAGGTTTTCCCAGATGGTAAATACCCTGCAGGAGGGAAGTCTGACATAGAAGGCATCTTCCCTCCACCTTACTTTGAGTGGTTTCAATTCGAAAAGGTAGAAATACTATATCCTCCTATCTTTTCATTTCAGATTTGGCTGACTATGTAGTAATTGAAATTTACTGAACATGTACACAAATCTTGCTCAGGACTTCACAGTGTACTTTAACTTGGAAGAATGCATCTCATACTTATGCGAATATATTACAGCCAATGGTCCCTTTGATGGCTTCCTTGGCTTCTCACAGGTAAAACATTCATAATTGTTCCAAGAGTA harbors:
- the LOC114405693 gene encoding calmodulin; amino-acid sequence: MADQLTDEQISEFKEAFSLFDKDGDGCITTKELGTVMRSLGQNPTEAELQDMINEVDADGNGTIDFPEFLNLMARKMKDTDSEEELKEAFRVFDKDQNGFISAAELRHVMTNLGEKLTDEEVDEMIREADVDGDGQINYEEFVKVMMAK